A region of Acidobacteriota bacterium DNA encodes the following proteins:
- a CDS encoding efflux transporter outer membrane subunit: MMIRTALRLFLFAAATLAAGCAITAPPVERPEISVSLPDDWTAGEIPAGQVAPDWWTAFSDEELSQAIHNALTRNLDLQAAAARLEIAAADARAAASALNPSLQASYSGIRRKQNFIGFPIPGAGDRVLSTVFTNHGISLDTVWEVDLWGRLRTSEQAALADLQRVGADLRGAQLSLAGQTAKTWFAIAEARQQVLLSEATVDSFRESVDVVQQRFEAGVRPALDLRLALLNLSNAEAQLAERRRQLDASLRQLDLLLARYASGDITPPSELPAMPPPVPGGVPADLVARRPDLAAAERQVAASEARLHVARRQLLPGISLTANTGTATNSLLSLLNGDFGVWGIVANVVAPLWQGGRLRVDIDRAEAQVAEVLANYVNTALTAYSEVETALAAEEYLADRVTHLATSVEQSRAAERLADERYRAGLDTYITVLDSQRSAFQAESEHIAAQRLRLENRVDLYLALGGGFEQLEAPVTIASRGDSTTSEPETASNGIAP, encoded by the coding sequence ATGATGATCCGAACGGCGCTACGGCTCTTCCTGTTTGCGGCCGCAACGCTCGCGGCGGGGTGCGCCATCACCGCGCCTCCGGTCGAACGACCGGAGATAAGCGTGAGCCTGCCCGACGACTGGACCGCCGGCGAGATCCCGGCCGGCCAGGTGGCGCCCGACTGGTGGACGGCGTTCAGCGACGAAGAACTCTCACAAGCGATCCACAATGCGCTCACTCGCAATCTGGACCTGCAAGCGGCGGCCGCGCGCCTCGAGATAGCCGCGGCGGACGCCCGCGCGGCAGCGAGCGCACTGAACCCCAGCCTGCAAGCTTCATACAGCGGCATCCGCCGGAAGCAGAACTTCATCGGGTTCCCAATCCCGGGAGCTGGGGATCGCGTCCTGAGCACCGTCTTCACGAACCACGGAATCTCCCTCGACACGGTCTGGGAAGTCGATCTCTGGGGTCGCCTTCGCACTTCCGAGCAGGCGGCCCTCGCCGACCTGCAGCGCGTCGGCGCCGATCTGCGCGGCGCCCAGCTGTCGCTCGCGGGTCAGACTGCCAAGACCTGGTTCGCGATCGCGGAGGCACGCCAGCAGGTACTGCTGTCAGAGGCAACCGTCGACAGCTTCCGCGAGTCGGTCGACGTCGTTCAGCAACGTTTCGAGGCGGGCGTACGTCCCGCCCTGGATCTCCGGCTGGCCCTGCTCAACCTATCGAACGCCGAAGCGCAACTCGCGGAGCGGCGGCGGCAGCTCGATGCCTCGCTGCGCCAGCTCGACCTCCTGCTCGCCCGGTATGCGTCGGGGGACATCACGCCGCCGTCGGAACTGCCCGCGATGCCGCCGCCGGTGCCGGGCGGCGTACCAGCGGACCTGGTGGCGAGGCGTCCCGACCTCGCCGCCGCCGAACGGCAGGTGGCCGCTTCCGAGGCCCGGCTGCATGTGGCGCGGCGTCAACTCCTTCCCGGCATCAGCCTGACCGCAAACACCGGCACCGCCACAAACTCGCTGCTTTCCCTCCTGAACGGCGATTTCGGCGTCTGGGGCATCGTGGCGAACGTCGTCGCGCCACTCTGGCAGGGCGGCCGGTTGCGCGTGGACATCGACCGTGCTGAGGCACAGGTGGCCGAAGTGCTCGCGAACTACGTCAACACGGCACTTACGGCGTACAGCGAAGTGGAGACCGCGCTCGCGGCCGAGGAGTACCTGGCGGACCGCGTCACCCACCTCGCGACCTCCGTCGAGCAGTCCCGCGCCGCGGAACGCCTTGCCGACGAACGGTACCGGGCCGGTCTCGACACCTACATCACCGTCCTGGACTCGCAGCGGTCGGCCTTTCAGGCGGAGTCGGAACACATCGCGGCCCAGCGCCTCCGCCTGGAAAACCGTGTGGATCTCTACCTGGCCCTCGGCGGCGGCTTCGAGCAACTCGAGGCGCCGGTCACCATCGCCAGCCGCGGCGACAGCACCACCAGTGAGCCGGAAACGGCATCGA
- a CDS encoding TetR/AcrR family transcriptional regulator produces MATGTKERILDAAERLFGERGFASTSLRDITAGAGVNVASVNYHFGSKEALLEAVLERRFRPINRERLAMLDAVNARAGEDPPPIEEVVRAFLLPPFERQRAWSADAQVSFLRLVGRIHAETNEAFRAMLVEQFDEVRQRFQAALQHALPDHPDVNWRMLFMIGSMSFTMSWGPMLIGREDAGHVPENVLESLVRYTAAGMTAASSHAAAPARVVAGAGARR; encoded by the coding sequence ATGGCAACCGGCACCAAGGAACGGATCCTGGACGCGGCGGAGCGACTGTTCGGCGAGCGGGGCTTCGCCTCGACGTCGCTTCGCGACATCACCGCCGGGGCGGGCGTCAACGTCGCCTCGGTGAACTACCACTTCGGATCCAAGGAGGCGTTGCTGGAGGCGGTGCTCGAGCGGCGGTTCCGGCCAATCAATAGGGAGCGCCTCGCGATGCTGGACGCCGTGAATGCACGCGCGGGAGAAGACCCGCCGCCAATCGAAGAAGTGGTGCGCGCGTTCCTGTTGCCACCTTTCGAGCGGCAGCGCGCATGGAGCGCCGACGCGCAGGTGTCGTTCCTCCGCCTGGTGGGGCGGATTCACGCCGAGACGAACGAGGCCTTCCGCGCGATGCTGGTGGAACAGTTCGATGAGGTCCGCCAGCGTTTTCAGGCGGCCCTCCAGCACGCGCTGCCCGACCATCCCGACGTGAACTGGCGGATGCTCTTCATGATCGGCTCCATGTCGTTCACGATGTCGTGGGGGCCGATGCTCATCGGGCGGGAAGACGCCGGGCACGTTCCCGAGAACGTGCTCGAGTCGCTCGTCCGGTACACCGCCGCCGGCATGACGGCGGCGTCTTCCCATGCCGCGGCGCCGGCCCGGGTGGTTGCCGGCGCGGGTGCGAGGCGATGA
- a CDS encoding (2Fe-2S)-binding protein, whose amino-acid sequence MSSEECQAQQPGVSRRGFIKGVIATGASVSASGYVLRNNGIVLAQAPGAVERLVTLNVNGQQRRVDVMPQETLAMTLRYKLGLTGTKIGCDRAECGACTVLVDGVPQYSCSTLTHQVRGREVLTIEGLESADGTLHPVQQAVVDLQGFQCAFCMSGFVMNMVALTEENPNATRGEAAHHLAGNICRCIDYNKILNVAEKACEYTRNGMRS is encoded by the coding sequence ATGAGTAGTGAGGAGTGCCAGGCCCAACAGCCGGGCGTCTCGCGACGGGGCTTTATCAAGGGCGTTATCGCGACCGGCGCAAGCGTGTCGGCGTCCGGCTACGTCCTGCGGAACAACGGCATTGTGCTGGCGCAGGCGCCGGGCGCGGTCGAGCGGCTCGTGACGCTCAACGTCAACGGGCAGCAGCGGCGCGTCGACGTCATGCCGCAGGAAACGCTGGCGATGACACTGCGCTACAAGCTGGGGCTCACCGGCACGAAGATCGGTTGCGACCGTGCCGAGTGCGGCGCCTGCACCGTTCTGGTCGATGGGGTCCCGCAGTACTCCTGCTCGACGCTTACTCATCAGGTGCGCGGGCGCGAGGTTCTGACGATCGAGGGCCTCGAGAGCGCCGATGGGACGCTGCACCCGGTGCAGCAGGCGGTGGTCGACTTGCAGGGCTTCCAGTGTGCGTTCTGCATGTCGGGGTTCGTGATGAACATGGTCGCGCTCACCGAGGAGAACCCGAACGCTACGCGTGGCGAGGCGGCCCACCACCTGGCCGGCAACATCTGCCGGTGCATCGACTACAACAAGATCCTCAACGTCGCAGAGAAGGCGTGCGAGTACACGCGTAACGGGATGAGGAGCTGA